The Solanum lycopersicum chromosome 6, SLM_r2.1 genome has a window encoding:
- the LOC101250607 gene encoding uncharacterized protein isoform X4, whose product MGKKSQEVVDVESNWYSSEGERKSLTFSPIHVFEIVKEDETAFDWGHWIFSEACFLDAAVMLECGSSLLSEGSSTSLQFDNFSCISYPKRTLSQLNKMALNQHAIPQDEVVSDHSSRETKLYHSALSVVAEEQVSHSEQLKNVGVANLVDSLQNNLSSSDTKKQGQFLQGRIVFDYQNCPSQPKSCLWTNKYQPERAFQVCGNSKPVKLLSDWLHLWHEKASRTSKSSIQSDSDTLQDFSDSLYESEADSSNEERLKNVLLVSGPVGSGKSAAIYACAKEEGFQVIEVNASDWRNGALVKQRFGEAVESHWLQRMQKDPVYSEDKLVSGGGVIEAIPLSDEENAPNATGLQRKQVFREEITANYQGETNTLILFEDVDTALCEDRGFVSTIQQLAETAKRPMILTSNSDNPVLPNNLDRLHVCFMRPSLEELLGLVHMVCAGEQVKIHPMLVERFVDHCHGDIRKTIMYLQFWCQGQTLEKGDDLKLRYCPLQFDLDAGHLLLPKIIPCDDFSTPLSELVDEEITKSMRVEEDSYVINEIAEEDELYNITGKHNSRNHDMGANNVNGKKDAMLSLLYSFQDHNECTMFGTNSEFSDASESPIAFTRRNTLRKLDRVMSSDSEEECSRVPLSLDQPDTINEEIETVCSSPSHFSATEISCSLLTENRHFKAKRLKRNYLETTDYSTVNVVSKSVNISCVPESSFIPETLLTTSSELISNTESYNDMDVKVEADYCSNLSLTSMYPLEVEKLDETVLLSSKYQELQNCSSDRITKSIPGEVGSSDRITKTIPGEVGSSDRITKSIPREVMEHFNGKCMEDVPSGYRVLDECSHMDFTKNSTSCKTSVQLNLNTSVQETWRRLREGCLDLKQYITPEQKESSQILNVAHEMSDLISVADLLLTDCKHLLPDSLEASMIPAEESHSYNWHDDQLKMFSIFAQHGVCCYAKEITSLRPSTSSVHEVDLTWEMLTSTNSTMALGKMVGQSRGEHEGLHLKLPRICHSFRSKADPNAYNLLQSLVPLRSHIAMKGDSLHEYLSSLSQISRFGTTRLSESIDRRRQRRARAGEHYLSSGRLGLSQDDISLLGQYNCYQKDLPGSET is encoded by the exons ATGGGTAAGAAGAGCCAAGAAGTGGTTGATGTGGAGAGTAACTGGTACTCTTCTGAGGGAGAGCGAAAAAGCCTTACTTTCAGCCCCATTCATGTATTTGAAATAGTTAAG GAGGATGAAACTGCCTTTGATTGGGGTCACTGGATCTTTTCTGAAGCTTGTTTTCTCGATGCTGCTGTTATGCTAGAATGTGGAAGCTCTTTACTCTCTGAAGGTTCCTCCACCTCTCTGCAATTTGATAACTTTTCTTGCATCTCTTATCCGAAGAGAACATTGTCACAACTAAACAAGATGGCACTGAATCAACATGCTATTCCACAAGATGAAGTGGTCTCTGATCATTCGTCTagagaaacaaaattatatcaTTCAGCATTATCTGTAGTTGCTGAGGAACAAGTCAGCCACTCTGAGCAGCTAAAGAATGTGGGAGTG GCAAATTTAGTGGACTCCCTCCAAAATAATCTTAGCAGTTCAGATACCAAGAAGCAAGGTCAATTTCTTCAAGGAAG GATAGTATTTGACTACCAGAACTGTCCCAGTCAGCCTAAAAGTTGTCTATGGACTAACAAATATCAGCCGGAGAGAGCTTTTCAG GTGTGTGGTAATAGCAAGCCAGTGAAACTTTTAAGTGATTGGCTGCATCTTTGGCATGAAAAAGCTTCTCGCACAAGCAAGTCGAGCATTCAGAGTGATAGCGATACTCTTCAAGACTTCTCCGACAGCCTTTATGAAAGTGAAGCTGACTCTTCAAATGAAGAGCGGCTGAAGAATGTCCTGCTGGTATCTGGACCAGTTGGG AGTGGGAAGTCGGCTGCAATTTACGCCTGTGCCAAAGAAGAGGGATTTCAAGTGATTGAG GTTAATGCATCAGATTGGCGAAACGGAGCTCTTGTAAAACAGAGATTTGGGGAGGCTGTAGAATCCCACTGGCTTCAACG GATGCAAAAGGATCCAGTGTATTCGGAGGACAAATTAGTGTCTGGCGGTGGAGTTATTGAAGCGATACCTTTGTCTGATGAGGAAAATGCTCCAAATGCCACTGGATTACAAAGAAAACAAGTCTTCAGGGAGGAGATAACTGCTAATTATCAGGGTGAAACTAATACTCTAATTCTTTTTGAGGATGTGGATACCGCTCTTTGTGAAGACCGTGGTTTTGTCTCTACCATTCAACAGCTTGCGGAGACTGCAAAGCGGCCCATGATATTAACTAGCAACA GTGACAATCCGGTGCTCCCAAATAATTTAGACAGGCTACACGTGTGCTTTATGAGGCCATCTTTGGAGGAGCTCCTTGGACTTGTGCACATG GTATGTGCTGGAGAACAAGTTAAAATTCACCCGATGCTAGTAGAGCGGTTTGTAGATCATTGCCATGGAGATATTCGTAAAACTATTATGTATCTCCAGTTCTGGTGTCAAGGCCAAACTTTGGAGAAAG GTGATGACCTGAAGCTAAGATATTGTCCTCTTCAGTTTGATCTAGATGCTGGTCATCTGCTACTACCAAAGATTATCCCTTgtgatgatttctcaactccacTATCAGAACTTGTGGATGAGGAGATAACTAAGTCGATGAGAGTAGAAGAAGATAGCTACGTGATTAACGAGATAGCTGAGGAAGATGAGCTATACAATATTACAGGAAAACACAATTCTAGGAATCACGATATGGGTGCAAACAATGTTAATGGAAAAAAGGATGCAATGTTGAGCTTGCTCTACTCATTTCAGGATCACAATGAGTGTACTATGTTTGGTACTAACTCAGAATTTTCTGATGCCTCTGAATCACCGATTGCATTCACTCGAAGAAATACGCTGAGAAAACTTGATAGAGTCATGTCTTCGGATTCTGAGGAGGAATGCAGCAGAGTTCCCTTGTCTTTAGATCAACCTGATACCATAAATGAAGAGATTGAAACAGTATGCAGTTCTCCCTCCCATTTTTCTGCTACTGAAATCTCCTGCAGTTTATTGACAGAGAATCGTCATTTCAAAGCTAAAAGGTTGAAAAGAAATTACTTGGAGACAACTGATTATTCTACTGTGAATGTTGTTAGCAAGTCCGTAAACATTTCATGTGTGCCAGAGTCATCATTCATCCCTGAGACTCTGCTTACTACTAGTTCAGAATTAATTTCAAATACGGAGTCATATAATGATATGGATGTCAAAGTTGAGGCTGATTATTGTAGTAATCTGTCCCTTACAAGCATGTATCCACTCGAGGTTGAGAAACTTGATGAAACTGTTCTTCTATCTTCCAAGTATCAGGAGTTGCAGAATTGTAGTTCCgatagaataacaaaatcaattccTGGTGAGGTTGGTAGTTCTGATagaataacaaaaacaattccTGGTGAGGTTGGTAGTTCTgatagaataacaaaatcaattccTAGAGAGGTCATGGAGCATTTCAATGGAAAATGCATGGAGGATGTTCCAAGTGGATATCGGGTGTTGGATGAGTGTAGCCACATGGACTTCACTAAAAATTCTACATCATGTAAGACTTCTGTGCAGCTTAACCTGAATACTTCTGTTCAGGAAACATGGAGAAGACTTCGTGAAGGTTGCCTAGACCTGAAACAGTACATCACCCCAGAGCAGAAAGAATCTTCTCAGATTCTTAATGTTGCTCATGAAATGAGTGATTTGATTTCAGTGGCTGATTTATTACTTACTGATTGCAAACACCTCCTACCT GATTCTCTGGAGGCTTCAATGATCCCTGCTGAAGAATCTCATTCGTACAATTGGCATGATGACCAGTTGAAGATGTTTTCAATTTTCGCTCAACATGGAGTTTGCTGTTATGCGAAAGAAATTACTTCTCTCAGACCGAGCACTTCATCTGTACATGAGGTGGACTTGACCTGGGAGATGTTGACATCCACAAACAGTACAATGGCTCTTGGAAAGATGGTTGGACAGAGTAGGGGAGAACATGAGGGCTTGCATTTAAAGCTACCGAGAATTTGTCATTCCTTCAGAAG CAAAGCAGACCCTAATGCATACAACTTACTACAGTCTTTAGTTCCATTGCGCTCACACATTGCAATGAAAGGTGATTCATTGCATGAATATCTGTCTTCATTGAGCCAAATCTCAAGATTTGGAACCACTCGGTTATCAGAAAGCATTGATAGGAGAAGACAGAGAAG GGCACGTGCTGGTGAACACTACCTTAGTTCTGGTAGATTAGGTTTGTCTCAAGATGATATCTCATTACTGGGCCAATATAATTGCTACCAGAAAGATCTACCAGGGTCAGAGACTTGA